The following proteins are co-located in the bacterium genome:
- a CDS encoding nucleoside 2-deoxyribosyltransferase, whose amino-acid sequence MPEITPPWVEGEKIPDERVQDIFQPPPEIPTKFYRSALVIGSRGAGKTTLLRYQKHVHDGIAAHISLATEFASITKQTGLGALAFDIPTAIEPLIIGKATALLALSITDRLLKKNVIPSSEALAGCLPQQFRPKTVVGAEWIAAARFDVAKAPLEVFEGISELGALPAYVSELGEQSEKVKGALLLLLDRADMVLAPSLMPVLELLDQSNRYIALVAMRPGHTVAVADSVVAGDHYAIVHLGVFPRSQEWIKFVEAAVQAQCKNFSTLPENIKSLILTISRDSLKTSLELTARYLSVPVQQRNDELKSSLDDLRENQLVASQKSLQKYHPNFRQMINELREEALKRYGRITGPVMISIKQRPPEGLFDTHNPLSRFIEMALRSGALCMPESHRWVPGLRPTELEIPPILLWHRQSSFWDHASLESIHLTRKENEVLQQTLGPRKPPTLFVAYRMTFEESKRFRREFEESVRSRPDLSSVKVVDGKVPAGALWAKVIRERISASKVVVGDVTGTRPDVLFELGFAYGLGKHIIPVVSGPADLSTLPEWLGATQVGHYRDQIGLMGLMSSIATHLSDPEFTRLPRQPHPIPALSVWLRELNWNKHAQDQFVNLAKKEGLKYEVISDSNITSIRRASSASLLIVSLDGTEPDALMHYICGAVCAKPKAGYGRLLARMILILEEPGYPKNSLVADSLRHCHDTVRVIASSQLKEDTERFLKNYKKWVTTNPASRRK is encoded by the coding sequence ATGCCCGAGATCACTCCTCCATGGGTAGAGGGAGAGAAAATCCCTGACGAACGAGTCCAAGACATTTTTCAACCTCCCCCAGAAATCCCAACGAAATTCTACCGTAGCGCATTAGTAATTGGTTCTCGGGGCGCGGGAAAGACAACCCTTCTTCGCTACCAGAAGCATGTGCATGATGGTATTGCTGCTCATATATCTTTAGCTACTGAGTTTGCGAGCATTACGAAACAGACAGGGTTGGGGGCCCTTGCATTCGACATCCCGACCGCGATTGAACCGCTCATAATTGGAAAAGCCACGGCTCTTTTAGCTCTAAGTATTACTGATCGCCTCTTAAAGAAAAATGTTATTCCCTCCTCTGAAGCCCTTGCCGGATGCTTGCCTCAACAGTTTCGGCCAAAAACTGTTGTAGGCGCTGAATGGATTGCAGCTGCAAGATTTGATGTTGCGAAAGCTCCGCTGGAAGTGTTTGAAGGGATTTCAGAACTAGGTGCCTTGCCAGCGTATGTATCGGAGCTAGGCGAGCAATCCGAAAAAGTGAAGGGTGCCCTTCTTTTGTTGCTGGACAGGGCAGATATGGTATTGGCTCCTTCCCTTATGCCTGTTCTTGAACTTCTTGATCAGTCCAATAGGTATATTGCTCTGGTTGCAATGAGGCCAGGCCACACAGTTGCGGTAGCCGATTCGGTGGTGGCGGGTGATCACTATGCAATTGTTCATCTTGGTGTCTTCCCCCGGTCCCAAGAGTGGATAAAATTTGTAGAAGCAGCAGTGCAAGCTCAATGTAAAAACTTCTCGACACTCCCAGAAAACATCAAAAGCTTAATATTAACAATTTCGCGTGACTCTTTGAAAACGTCCTTAGAACTCACAGCACGATATCTTTCGGTTCCCGTACAACAGAGAAACGATGAACTTAAATCCTCGCTTGATGACCTGCGGGAAAATCAACTTGTAGCCTCGCAAAAAAGTTTGCAGAAGTATCATCCGAATTTCCGTCAGATGATAAATGAGCTTCGAGAGGAAGCACTGAAGCGCTATGGTCGCATCACAGGGCCTGTTATGATTTCGATCAAACAACGACCTCCAGAAGGCCTTTTTGATACTCACAATCCTCTTAGCCGTTTCATAGAGATGGCTCTTCGGTCGGGAGCTTTATGCATGCCAGAAAGCCACCGTTGGGTTCCTGGCCTACGACCGACCGAGTTAGAAATTCCACCTATTTTGCTTTGGCACAGACAGAGTTCATTTTGGGATCATGCATCGCTTGAATCTATCCATCTCACGCGCAAGGAGAATGAAGTTTTGCAGCAAACTCTTGGCCCTCGAAAGCCACCAACTCTCTTTGTTGCTTATCGAATGACGTTTGAAGAGAGTAAACGTTTTCGACGTGAATTTGAGGAGTCTGTTCGGTCTCGTCCAGATCTCTCTTCTGTCAAAGTCGTAGACGGGAAAGTACCAGCCGGAGCATTGTGGGCCAAAGTTATTCGAGAAAGAATAAGCGCTTCCAAGGTAGTCGTAGGAGACGTGACCGGAACGCGACCGGATGTTTTATTTGAACTTGGCTTTGCTTATGGGCTTGGCAAGCACATCATACCTGTGGTTTCTGGCCCTGCGGATCTTTCTACGCTTCCAGAGTGGTTAGGTGCAACACAGGTTGGTCATTACCGAGACCAGATCGGCTTAATGGGACTTATGTCCAGTATCGCGACTCATCTCTCGGATCCGGAATTCACGCGTCTGCCACGCCAGCCTCACCCAATTCCCGCGTTAAGCGTCTGGCTGCGCGAACTCAATTGGAATAAGCATGCACAAGATCAGTTTGTAAATCTTGCAAAGAAAGAAGGCTTAAAATATGAAGTGATTTCTGACTCTAACATTACAAGCATCCGCCGAGCATCTAGCGCCTCACTGCTTATCGTTTCTCTTGATGGAACAGAACCGGACGCCCTCATGCACTACATTTGCGGCGCAGTGTGTGCGAAGCCCAAAGCTGGATATGGTAGGTTATTGGCAAGAATGATATTGATTTTAGAGGAACCCGGTTATCCCAAAAACAGCCTTGTTGCTGACAGTTTACGCCATTGCCATGATACAGTTCGTGTCATAGCATCGAGCCAACTAAAGGAAGATACTGAAAGATTCTTAAAGAATTACAAAAAGTGGGTTACTACTAATCCGGCTTCCAGGAGGAAGTAA